atttatttttaaaataagtggTTTCCCAATTAATATTGGATAGGATGTCAGATTTTAAAGTAAGTTATTTTCGtttcttttatattatttgtagaTAGAGTACAGTAGTAATAATTGTAGTAGATAATAATTATTCTGTTATTGAACTCCTTTACCTACCAGGCACTTACCAGGCTTGATAAAAAAAGTGTCCTAGTTAGTATATCATTTAAGTCTTCCAAATATTGGTTCTGTATAAAGTTTGTGTTGTAGCGCCGCAGGTCTGCAGAAGACGAGCAAATGATGAGGAAGCATTTACAAGAAGGTGATCTGATCAGCGCTGAGGTGCAGAATGTCTTCCATGATGGATCCTTGTCACTGCACACTAGGAGCTTGAAATATGGAAAGGTATGATAGTTTTTACTATATGGCTAGTAACTAATTAGTTCCTCTTCATTCCTTGCCACTAACACTTTATTAGGTactatattgatttttgttcaCAAAGTACTTTGTTCACACATACTATAAATAACTAATTTGTAATAAATGACATTCCAGTTGCCCCAAGGAATGCTGGTAAAGGTGTTCCCATCATTGATAAAGCGGAGGAAAAACCATTTCCACAATCTGCCCTGTGGCATATCAATGATCATTGGCAACAACGGCTACATATGGCTTAGCCCCCAGCGGCAGGATATTATGGCAGAGGAGAATAAAGAAGAAATTCAGAACTATGAAACACAGGTTAGTTAAGCTATCATCACTACAATATCCACCTTCTTAGCTGTACACAACAGCCAGATTTGAAATTTTTTCTTTGATTCTTAAGTATACAGTTTCTCACTGGACTCCATAATGGAAGAGTGTCTGCTAGCTCGTGCATTGCTTGGAACTTGGTGTTTGTACAGGTACCTACACTACCAGAGGAGTAGCTATTGAAGCTTTAGTGAACCCCTATTCTAAAAAATTCTAGGTGTAGTACAATTCTGCAATAAATCATATTTGCAGTGGTATCATGGTCTTATCTCCTATTGCGTCGTGCATCACTTTGGCACTTATACTCGTTAGAATGTGACGCCCCCTCTAACAGGCCATAAAAATGTGATACTTTCGATGCATTCATCCTTTGGTTAAAAATGAAGAGTGATCCGGCATCTTATTGAACTTGTGTTAGGAATGCCTTTTGAAGTATACATTATGTTTGCAGCCCGTAAGCCTGGCGGACCGCGAAGCCATGGCGCGCGTGAAGAACTGCATCGCAGCGCTCGTGGCGTCTCAGGTGATGCTCGATGACACCAGCATCAACTTCGCCTACGAGGAGAGCCTCAAGTACGATGCGGTCAAGGACTTCCTCGCGCCCGAGGCTATGCTGGACGTCGCTTTTCTTACGCAGCATAGAATTAAACATCTTATGGATTCGTACGAAGTCTTTTATTTCATTccttttctttttaacccccgacgcaaaaaggaCAGGGTGtgtggtgtgtgtgtggattgagtgagcatcttctgaaaataaaaaaaaatatgctgatcatttagtaaaagttctaaaacaattgtaaaacgaatctctgaatttgtaaaaagataaatcaaaagatacagccattaacatgtgctcactcagttctcacaaactaccaacgaaaacagtgaatatattcatttaacatataatatttatatactaacatttagtaaaaaataggccaacctacctctataaatattagatcacctagtgacgtattaaattttttacaaatagtttcttatgctcactcaatccacacacttttgaaaagccgaattttgatgaaaaacataagatttagaccgctattatatgtgtatagtttagtaaaagtgaaatgggaatttgtaaaatacaaaacgaaccactaacgtgtcaggtttttttataataaatttttgaagtgctcactcagtccacacgttttgagaaagttaaaaatgtaaatatcttacgatttgtagcacctaagacactcaaaagtacttcaacatttagtaaaaatttttactaaatatccaccatctaatattttatattcgttgtctggttttaaagatattcagacataacttttctcatacaaatgtatcaagtagggtgaccacactatgtcggctcctgattttccccaccttcccattgtcatattgagattggggagtttcgttcaattttgataatagtttaccggatttgtaagtgggagcgagaaaagaataactatttctcgctcccacttacaaatccggtacgctcatctgttagcgcgattagattaccaggttctggtttcttactagtgaagtattatattctttgtttcttaccaattatcattcatgtcctttttaatgcatgcatgtcgatatgattattatcctgacgtcgataaaaattacacaatacacatcatcactaggccaagaacataacctaaaaacagtttgcagatggataattaatatggtattagtttaatattatcaaaattgaacgaacgaaactccccaatctcaatatgacaatgggaaggtggggaaaatcaggagccgacatagtgtggtcaccctacttgatacatttgtatgagaaaagttatgtctgaatatctttaaaaccagacaacgaatataaaatattagatggttgatatttagtaaaaatttttactaaatgttgaagtactttcgagtgtcttaggtgctacaaatcgtaagatatttacatttttaactttctcaaaacgtgtggactgagtgagcacttacaaaaatttattataaaaaaacctgacacgttagtggttcgttttgtattttacaaattcctatttcacttttactaaactatacacatataatagcggtctaaatcttatgtttttcatcaaaattcagcaaagtgtgtggattgagtgagcataagaaactatttgtaaaaaatttaatacgtcactaggtgatctaatatttatagaggtaggttggcctattttttactaaatgttagtatataaatattatatgttaaatgaatatattcactgttttcgttggtagtttgtgagaactgagtgagcacatgttaatggctgtatcttttgatttatctttttacaaattcagagattcgttttacaattgttttagaacttttactaaatgatcagcatatttttttttattttcggaaggtgctcactcaatccacacacacactgtgtgttataagtttgacgtgtttgtctgctcccgaacggatacaccgatttatattgtttttttttttttttaaagctgaattagtcgggactcgggagtgttcttattcttagccatgtttgatgggaatcggtccactgtggggggtttcttcaaaatttaaattttgtggttaggttatacaatTGGAACTTATTTGTGAGGTGACAAATTACTTGCCcttatttttgagaaaaatattgaTTGACACAACAGTTCCCTACCTACTGCCTGTACTCATGTTACTTGACTAACGTCGAATTTTTGAACCCAGCTGAGTTAGGTAGTAGAGGCCAGGCTAGCACACTAGCTGGTTTATTGATAATTGCGGGATAAAACTGCACGTAAGAAAGAATCTTCTCTCTCGAGTCAATTATTATCT
This genomic stretch from Leguminivora glycinivorella isolate SPB_JAAS2020 chromosome Z, LegGlyc_1.1, whole genome shotgun sequence harbors:
- the LOC125241585 gene encoding exosome complex component RRP4, whose amino-acid sequence is MSGRVSIRLASERVNHSVASSTDLPRFYTPGEVITGMQDFMRGHGTSSVDDNLVASVAGVMQKVNKLICIQPIRSRYVGEIGDVVVGRVVEVQQKRWKVETNARLDSILQLSAVNLPGGELRRRSAEDEQMMRKHLQEGDLISAEVQNVFHDGSLSLHTRSLKYGKLPQGMLVKVFPSLIKRRKNHFHNLPCGISMIIGNNGYIWLSPQRQDIMAEENKEEIQNYETQPVSLADREAMARVKNCIAALVASQVMLDDTSINFAYEESLKYDAVKDFLAPEAMLDVAFLTQHRIKHLMDSYEVFYFIPFLFNPRRKKDRVCGVCVD